DNA from Salvelinus alpinus chromosome 17, SLU_Salpinus.1, whole genome shotgun sequence:
ggcagaagctgtctcggagcctgttggtccgagagccgatgctccggtaccatttgccggactgtagcagagtgaacagtctataggtttgggtggctggagtctttgtcaCTTTTTCAGCCCGCCtgatataaaggtcctggatggcagcgaggtcggccccagtgatatactgggctgcCGCATCACCCTCTGTAACTCTTTGTGGTCGAGGGCGGTGCATtttccataccaagcggtgatgcagccagtcaagatgctctcgatggtgcagctgtatattttttttttttgggggggggggaatccaaggacccatgccaaatcttgtcAGCCTTCTGAGGGTGAAGAGGCGCTGTCGTGCCCTCCTCACgagtgtgtggaccatgttaagtccttagtgatgtggatgccaaagaacttgaagctctcgacccgctacaCTAAagccctgttgatgtggatgggggcgtgctatcccctctttctcctgtagtccacaatcagctccttgatcctactgacattgagggagaggttgttgtcctggcaccacactactaAATCTATGCTTTCCTCTCTGtaagctgtctcatcattgtcggagatcaggcctaccacagttgtgtcgtcagcaaactagatgatgtgcgtggccacacagtcgtggctgaacaggtagtataggaggggactgaaAACACATTCGATGGGCCCTCGTGTTGAAGGTCCgcgtggcagaggtgttgttacctaccctcaccacctggagccaTCAGGAAAACCAGGATCcggttgcagagggaagtgttcagtCCCAGGTCCCCAGCTTGGTGATGGGCTTGgaggggacaataaaagtccactctaaaatgtgcagttttgtaacaacacaatgccacagatatctcaagttttgagggagcactCAAAAAttcctgactgcaggaatgtgcaCCAGagaatttaattttaatttctctaccataagccacctccaacatccttttacagaatttggcagtacgtccaaccggcctcacaaccacagaccacgtgtaaccacaccagcccaggacctccacatccggcttcttcacctgtggcatcgtctgagaccagccaccaggacagctgatgaaactgaggagtatttctgtctgtaataaagcccttttgtggggaaaaactcactgactggctgggcctggctcccaagttggtgggcctatgcccacccatggctgcaccctgcccagacatgtgaaatccatctattagggcctaatgaatttatttcaattgactgatatccttatatgatctgtaactcagtaaaatcgttgaaattgtagCGTTTTGCATTAATATTTTAGTTCAGATAATATTGCAGCTTTTCAATTCTGTCTGATAGGAGACTTTTGAACAAATCTCATCTATCTGTCTGGACATTTTCCAATAGAACATTGGGGAGTACCGGTCGGTTTTCTCTTCCTCTCAATTTCCACCAGGATATGCTGGCACTTCTTCCCGCGTCTACTCCTGCAGCACTTCGGTAGCCCATGAAACAAAGGAATGGGGTCCGGTGTGAACAAGGAACAGCTGAGTCGGAGTTGAAGTCCAAAACATTTGGACATTATCTCATATttattttagactaacatttagttttcaacagcagagatttgtaataaccttgctgtctgtcgcTCCAACATTTTCAACATTGTTTCAAATTCCAAATTCGATCTCTAGCTGTGTCGGGAGtctggacgagacagacaggcaggcagcttttctcagccggtcgaaatcatgaatcagcaggCATTATTTTTATGGATACATACAAAGAAATGTCTATTGGAAAAAAGTTCAAACGGAACGAAGTGCAGCtcgtttgcagtctttccagcttcagtttgaagtgattgtgttaggtgtgttgttggctagctcctttgaacatcagtgtcctgacgagagaacacattttctatgccaggtgaaatcacaccaaacctagatttgtgtcgggattATATCTTGTgtaaggatgaaatagtatgaataaattaatcaaaataaagtttttaatgAAGATATGTCAATCataatttgaatatgttggtaacccattgtataaaagtgataatgcccttgaagccggtgtttggagtaTATATTGACACAGCTTGCCGACCCCCGACTTCATCTCTGGCCTAATAACACCCGTGCCGATATATCctacaaacaccggcttctcaggCGTTATCACCTAATTAAACCTGTGTTAAAAGATACTTAAGATGATTAAAAGTCAAAAAAGCCATTGttattgtgttgaattgtgtttgggaaataaagataaacatggttttaaaaaggtagtggtaatattccATTCTGTACAGAAAATTGTAGGTGGCATAACTTACCCTGTCCCGTGGCTCAACTTTCCCCATAAGTTGTGCCAAGATAACTTTTTTTGGGACAAGCTATATTTTcgaaactgtaatgtttacatgaattctgattatttccagggatacacaacatcctgaactatttatagatatatattttttgagaGAATACTATATTTTCAGGTGAATCACTCTGGGATGTAtgcatattttgtttatttatcaaTTACTTAAGACCTAGTTGGTAAAGGATTTCAATCTTCactggttctcaaacctctcctcggggagcCTCAGACTTTTCAcaattttgttgtagccctgaacaAGCTCAGTCGATTCACCTATTCAAGGGGCTTGATGTTGTAGCCCTGAACAAGCTCAGTCGATTCACCTATTCAAGGGGCTTGATGTTGTAGCCCTGAACAAGCTCAGTTGATTCAGCTATTCAAGGGGCTTGATGATTAGGTAACAAGTTTAATCAGGctgtgctagctctggaatagataaaatacatggaacggctgggggatcctgaggagactgaaaaaTATAACGGAAGCGGACGTTGATGTGGAGCGTGAATATAATGGCGGGGTAATCAAGGAGAATTGGAATATTGTCCAAAAGAATAGGAAACGGAGCAATTAGCATACAGTGATGAGAACGTCCCTTCTTATCCTGTAGGAATACATTTTGTTAATGAGGAGCagttgattggattaccaatttTGAAGAATCTATTTGATATAGCCAAACTGGTGGAGGGAGTGCTGGGTAAAGTGAAGGCTGTGAGGACCACGAGAGGCAggcttgtttagatttttttgttcATCTGAGTAGCAGAAGAAGCGTGTGTTGCGTCTCACCAGATTTCCTGTGTGTCTCTTTCGGAACAGGGCACCCCTAAAGGGGGTAATATCTGGCGTCTTTTGGGAAGTCGACGTTACAGAGATGGAAAATATTCCCCGGAGTGATTGATGCTTGTCGGATGAATCGTATGGTCAACGAGGAAAAAGTGAAGAGTATCTGTTCTTTTGTTTTTTGAAATGGAGTCTCTCCCTACTCAAGTGCAGTTTGGGTATATTAACTACAGAGTCAGAGCATGTATCCCAAGACCAATGCAGTGTGATCACTGTAAAGCTTTTGGACATGTTTCAAGTGTTTGCAGAAGAGAGAAGCCAAGATGTGGAAAAGATAATATCCTGTGTTTTAAAAGTAATGAAAATGTGACATGTTGCCATTGGTGTGGGAACCATGAAGCCACATCTTTGGAATGACCAACAAGGGTGAAAGAGAATGAGATGGCCAAAGACAGGGCTGTCCAGAGCATTTCATATGCAGCGGCTGTTAAGAGGGTGGAGGTTTCGAATGGTGGTCCTGAAGAATCCATGATGGTGGATAGACCTTCACTGAAGGCTGCAGGGGTTGTCATTCAGTAGCAGGACCCAGATATGTTAAAGGTTAAGAAGATGGCCTTTTATAGCTATGGGAATTAATGGCACTGCCAAGGTGGAGAGGGAGTTCAGGAAAATAGATATCATTGTAGATGCGACGGAACGGTTCCAGGGACTGAAAGAACTTCTCAGTGGAGGAGTTTTATGGAGTATTGTCACAAGCCGTACCACCCTGTCAGGTCATAGAGCCTGAAAAGGGAGATATGGAGATTTTAAGAAAGGAATAAGTGGGGGTGTGGTTTtgttaatgttttttttaaaattgttttatATTGGGTGGATTAAGTTTTCCTTATCACGTATGGGTTTTATTTTTTGCCTTGGTTTTCTCAACCCtgtccagttggtggcggtaacACACCTTTTTGGGGTTGTAGTCTGCCATAAAACCTACAGAAGAAgggtcctgaggagaggtttgagaaccactaaTGTAAAGTGGGGGTAGCTTACCAACAAGAGTATATTGTTGTATGTCTATTGCTTTTGGGAGAGAAGCAACTGTTCTTATTTTGTAAAGTTGTATTCTTTCTCCACCCTCCTTTCCATTCCAGAAAAAAATCAAAAGGAATCGCGTTTGGTGTAATTTAGCCTTCGCTGTTTCCGTAGGAATGCGCATCAGCTGACTGACTCGAGAAAATTCAGAAAGCAGACAACCACAAGAAAATTATtggcaaatatcacatttattaATTGCAGCTAACGCTATCATAACCATGGAGTCGACTCTCGAGCAACATCTGGATGATACGTAAGTGATTATTTGATCGAAACTTATTTGATTGTACCAAATCGTTGAATTATGTGAACATTTTCCTCAAATGTTGTTTTGATATGATAGCATGAAGAATCCAGCTATTGTCGGAGTTCTCTGCACGGACCAACAAGGACATATTCTAGGCTGTAAGTAAAGTTCTCACATTTCTTGTTGCTGTCTTTATGTATCTGATTATTCAGCAGACAAATGTTTGACTGGCGACCACACGCATTCGTCGTCAAATCAATAACATGTATTTCACAATGCCCTGTATCAGCACTGTGCTTATACAGAGATACCCAGAGAACCACAGCGACTATGGAAAAACTCCCTGTTAAggcagaaacctagaggaaccaggcccCAGTCGTCTTCAGGCTATGGCGATAGAGTATATGGCCATTAAGGCCtaatcgttcttcaagatgttcataggtgaccagcagggtcaaataataatccgtggttatagagggtgcaacagatcagcacctcaggagtaactGTCAGTCGGCTTCCAGGACAAGGTACTAGGTAGcacatctggtgaacaggtcagggttccatagctgcccATCATTCGTCATTGGAGGAAATGCTGCTTAGCTAGCTAAAGTGTTTTGCAGCCTATGTCTGGTAACTACCTCTTCTAACATTTGACACTTAAACAAAATACTAACTGAATGTTTGAAAACTATAAAAATATACCCTCAATGGCAATAGTAACAAATATTAGACAATGCAATAAGTAAAATAATAGTAGCCTAACTAGAGAAAAATCCTGTTATCTTTGGTAATGCCTAGCTAATGTATCAGGCCCACTTTTGATACTAGGTAACTTATCACAAGATCAGCCTACATTTTGACCTTGTGGACTGAATCAGAGTCCACTTTGTCTCCTTGTGTTTTATTTCAGGTCGTGGCTCTCTGTCTGATGAGCATGGGGGAGTGGTATCTGTACTGGCCAGACAGGCAGCCTCTCTCACCAGAGACCCTACAGACAGCCCCACAGTGTGCCTGGAGTCAGATTCAGGGTGAGGAATCACATCCAGTCAATATTAGGGTGAGTTTGTTTTGCATCGCTTGGTGCCCCGGGTGGGTGGGATTTCACTTTAGGAAcaatggaatggtctaaaatgTGCAAACCCAGGACACCCGGCGATGCAAAACAAACTCTCCTTCGGATAGTTATATGACCAGTTACTATTTACAAATAAGGTTTCTTGCTCCTGTTTCTTTGGCAGAGGATCTGAAAGCATTGAATAGATAATAGTGAAAAGTCTTCCCAGCCTGTCAGAGGGCAATGCCAAGCTATTATCATGTTGCTAATACCTTTGCAAGTTTTTCACATCTACATGACAGGCATATGCAGGAGCTAGGGGTGGATTTGGGACTCGACTGGGAGCTTATCTGCAAAGTGCATGTCTTGTGAAACTGAAATCACTTTTACCTAATGTTTACCAGCAtctcacctgtgcaactagaggtgaCAAAACTCTTCAtcacttttactccacacacagaaatgcatatgAAGATTTcctcgccctccctttggcaaatctgaccataactctatcctcctgcttacaagctaaaactccaaaacaggaagtaccagtgacgccctcaatatggaagtggtctgatgaagcggatgctagcACAGAccagaatatgttccgggatttatCCGATAACATTGAAGAGTTTACCACATcaatcaccggcttcattaataagtgcattgacgacgtcgtccccacagtgaccgtgcgtACATATTTCAATCAaaagtcatggattacaggcaacatccgcactgagctaaaggttagcgcTGCAGCTTTCaaagagcgggacactaatccggatgcttatcgATTAAAAAACAATGAGCGTGCTTCCATGGGGCAGAAGTTagcctgttgtgattctggatggccataTTGCGAGCAATAATGACATGAAACTGCCATGTGAGGAATCGtaagtggctcgtttcagctTATTTCATCTtgttgataccatgtcttgttttgactgatttcatgttaatgctaatatggctaagattcgctagctaaccaacaactgtaacaatgtatttgagagacaaggtcattgtgtaaatgtatgttttcaataaacctCGGAGACTAAATATAGCTTACacgttgtcaacaatctaagccaacctctGTTTTGCCTCATGGTTGCGTGTCGTTTTCGTTGCTAAAGAACCAACCAGTCTAAGAAATCCTGCTGCGACATCCGACGAACCAccagcgtcaatacaggactaagatcgaatcctactattccggctctgacgctcgtcgaatGTGGTGGGGCTTGCAAACTGTCATGGATTACAAACGGAAACCCAGCCTGCCatctgcccagtgacgcaagcctaccagaggAGTTAAATGCCTTCtatactcgcttcgaggcaagcaacactgaaccatgcatgaaagcaccagctgttccggacaactgatCCTGcgctccgtagccaatgtgagaaGATCTTTAAACAGGACACGTACTCGGAGCATGCGCTGATCAACTTCTCCCTGACCTTGTCtataataccagtcaaaagtttgtacacacctactcattcaagggtttttctttattttttactattttctacattgtagaataatagtgaagacatcaaaactatgaaatcatatagtaaccaaaaaaagtgttaaatcaacatatatcttatatttgagattctttcaagtagccaccctttgccttgatgacatctttgcacactcttggcattctctcatccagcttcatgaggtagtcacctggaatgcatttcaattaacaggtgtgccttgttaaaagttcatttgtggaatgtatttccttcttaatgcatttgagccaatcagttgtgttgtgagaaggtaggggtggtatacagaagataaggCTATTTAGTAATAGCACCTCAAGTAACAGacgcatcaactgttcagaggagaccgtgtaaatcaggccttcatgttcaaATTGCTGCaacgaaaccactactaaaggacaccaagaagagactggcttgtgccaagaaacacaagcattggACATTAGATCAGTGGAAATATGTCTTTTAGATTTTGTTCCTTCCGCCGTGTCTTTGtcagatgcagagtaggtgaacaggtgatttctgcatgtgtggttcccaccgtgaagcatggaggtggtggttttctggtgacactgtcagtgagttatttataattcaaagcacacttaaccagcatggctaccaaagcattctgcagaTACGCcagcccatctggtttgcgcttagtgggactatcatttaacaagaaaatgacccaacacactgccaggttgtgtaagggctatttgaccaagaaggagagtgatgagtgctgcatcagatgacctggcctccacagtcactcaacctcaacccaattgagatggtttgggatgagttgggccacagattgaaggaaaagcagccaacaagtgttgagcatatgtgggaactcattcaagacagttggaaaaatcattccaggtgaagctggttgagaaaatgccaagagtgtgcaaaactgtcatcaaggcaaagggtggctactttgaagaatataaaaaatatatttttatttgtttaacacttttggttactacatgattccatgtgttatttcatagtgttgatgtcttcactattattctacaatgtagaaaatagtaaaacatcaagaaaaacccttgaatgagtaggcgtgtccaaacttttgactggtcctgtacatgtttcaagtagggctgggaattgccagggacctgaCAATACAATATTATCAAGATGCTTAGGTGCCATTATGATATGTACTGAGTCCCACAGTGGACGTGTCAtagtacccataaaacctagcggtcaaacagggaaatggttccaatcgttttgccaccattcatttttcccatggaggattttaaaaacacttaaaataagggctgtgtttcgtgtaggcttaccctggcgtgatgttttTGATAATcaaaatctctctcggacaagatGACCTTCAATATATTCAGCTCTATTTACACTCCGAttagaaaatgctaattagcatcaaagtagacatacAACGCTGCAAGCTCTTGCACGTCATCTTtagctaacaggtattgtgtccatTTTAAACTTCCCTAAGAccgttcacagaattgtcaattttaAGGTAATgttgccaatttattcattactaaattgagttagttaatccagagattcttaccttttgCCTCGATTCAGCAGTctcatccagatcatcatggcatttgtagttcagGATGacagccacattagcagctaatttagcatttcattttttggggggtaaaaaCATCAAATTTAAGTTTTtatacatttcagacatggaatgaaATGTGCTTCAcagaaagaaaaacaaataaaaactgaaatatttaatACACAACAAACATGAGGATTTAAAAACAAAAGAATAACAATTAAAAACAATGGCTAAAAAGCACCCTAAGTTAAAAGCAAGGTGTTTTTAAAGATCtattttaaatatgtccacagtttcggaCCAGGTTCTCTAGCAGGCTATTCAAGAGGCTGGGGGGCGTAATAACTAAAGGTTGTCTCTCCATACCTCTTAGGcatgggctttgggatagttaaaaggccagtgccagaggacctgagggacctactgggtacataacttaaaagcatgtccgACATGTATCGGGATGCGCAAATcttggattgatttaaaaaaaacaatagtTTTGAATTTAAGATTCTTCTAACaagcagccagtgcagagaccttaaaaccggtgtaatgtgtgctctccgtctggtctttGTCACcacccgtgctgcagcattctgtgttttgcagttgaccaatggctttcttggtagaccagacaggagagcattacagtagtttTTAATGCCGCACCGTGGCAATGTTCCTCGGGtagtaaaaagctattttggtcacattcctaatgtgttattcgaaattgagttcagaatcCAAAATGACACCTAGGTTTTTAgctggtgttttatctttattgcccgtGAATGTGCGACCAGattctctgtgctttggctcagactttaaaaaaaatgtatatcgtATTTTTGCTGTGGTGGTTACaagaaacagattttttttttcttttttcttctgTTTGAACCAATTTCTCCAGAATTTTTACTTAATAGTGGAAGGTTGGAGATTGGCCGACCAATTGCTAAGAGCTGAAGAACAATAGCTTGCGCTTCTTCAGATATGCAAATAAAAACAGTTTTGAATACGGTGGTGGGGATAGGATCGAGAAGGCAGGTAGAAGGCTTAAGTTGTGATAGACATGCTCAGGAAAGTTATGTGTCAACCAGGGGGGGGGGAAATCCATAGTGCCTTTGCGTGGTAGGCTAGGACACATCATTAAACTTCTCATCCGGTCTTGTTTGACTGATACCCAGCCTAATGTTTGTCTTATAGGTTTGCGGGGGTAGGATTTTATCTGGCTATCCATGGTCGAGAAGCACACTCAAATGAGCACACTCAAGTTCGATATGCCAGACGGGCTAATTTTTCTAATCGACTTGTTATATGCCAAGTTGCTCACTCAGAATATCATAATGGACCTGCGACTTTGACTTTCTCCACTTCCGCTCTGCCTTTCTACAATTTCCTTTTTTAATTGATTTGTTTCCTCACTCATCCAAGGGCCTCTCTGTTTGGATGTGGACTTTTTCCACCTTACTGGAGCTATGGCATTAATGGTTGCCTTTCATTTGCTATTAAAGTTATCAACTAAGTCATCACAAGAGGGAAGGCAGAATAGGTGATGGAGTATTGTTCATACACTCAAAATCTGTAGCAACTTCAGAGGTAAGATGGCGTTTCTTAACGTGTTCATTATTACCCTGTGCTATGGGCAACAAGGTAGTAAAAAAATCCACAGTGGTGATCAGATGAAGCAATATTAACAATAGAAGCTATGTCAATAGAAAGTCTCTTGGTAGGGTGGGCCCAGTAACATGTTGGATAAATCTATAGAGCTGAAAATATTAATAAACTCAATGGCCTTGGAGTCAGTCTCTTTGTCAACATGAATATTAAGgggcggcaggttgcctagttgttagagcgttgagccagtaaccgaaaggttgctagattgaatccccgaactgacaaggtaaaaatctgtcgttctgcccctgaacaaggcagttaacccactgttcccctgaacaaggcagttaacccactgttccccggtaggctgtcattgaaaaataagaatttgttcttaactgactttcctagttaaattaaagtctacacttgttgtttgcaaagcatgtgacaaataaaatgtagaTTTAGTTCTTTGACTGTGCTGCCACCTTGTGGATGTCATAAGTATGTGCAACGCttcatatttatttaactaggcaagtcagttaagaacaaattcttatttacaatggcggcctaggaaAAGTGGGTTTAACTGCGTTGTCGGGGGGGACCTcgcccaaatgtatagccccgttggaaaatataaatgtactgtttgaaaatgtgaagaaggGAAAAAAACGACGGCATTGCACGTACCCCCAgttttgggaatacctgctcaaCATGTATATAAATTTTGGAAAGATATTCATAGTTTTATCATTGTTAATATTCTTGACCATTCTACATTCTTCTAATAAGAAAGCTGTTAAAAacaatcaatgtgtgtgtgtgcatcttttAAGGTCTTTGTTATAATCAGTAATTTGTTGTACCCCCCCCTAGCATATGTTATCATATGTCTGTTTGTATACTTCTTGTATGTATACTTTTTCCCCCtgcaataataaaaataaaaaaggaaaccAGACGCGAGGCAAAGGAAAACGAAGTGAAGcagtttttggtgacaagcgaGACGAAGCGAGTCAAGTTTGAAATCAGCGTATTATATGCGCTATGGTTTGCATATTATCACAAAGTACTACTAGGTAGTGAAGTCAActgtaagctagcaaggaaagttggTCTACAATTTTAAAGCTGGAAGCTTAGCTACCGGTATTGTCTTGCATTTGTATAAGTGTTCTAGCCGGTATGGACATTGTTTTTTGCGAACAGTTTCAACATTTCGTGTTGCTTTATTCAAGTGTGTTAAATTCTGTGCAGCAGGAGTGGGGACTGGGGAGCTAATGCAGCTGCGACAACTCTAGCAATAAATT
Protein-coding regions in this window:
- the LOC139543064 gene encoding ragulator complex protein LAMTOR5-like, which codes for MESTLEQHLDDTMKNPAIVGVLCTDQQGHILGCRGSLSDEHGGVVSVLARQAASLTRDPTDSPTVCLESDSGNILMRTHGTITVAVHKMVS